The following is a genomic window from Pseudomonas sp. FP2335.
ACTGGAGCTGTTGGATGAACATCTCACAACGAGACCACCAAAACGCCGTCAGCTGGATCGAGGGCGAGATCGAAAACATGATCCGCGACCTCGGAAAACCAAACGCCAGTTCGGCGGCAACATCGTGCGTCACCCTGGCCTTCATGCTTCGCGTGATCGATGACAACGAGCATCGGTACTTCCGGGCGCGCATCGACAAGATTTACGACGACTACAACGCATCACTCATTTCCGCCGCCTGACGGCAGCACTCAACCCCACTACTTCAATGCTGCGCCTGGCGCAGCGAGGGATCGTCATGTCCAAAAACACCAAACAAGCAGTTGCACAAGAACCGCTCGAAACGAGCAGAACCGAAGATTCCAACAATTCCGTTGTCCCTGCTGTTGCCGTCACCGACATCGCCGAATATCAGCCGCACGAAGAACAGATCGTTCGCCTGGAGACCACCTACGCAAAGCTGGTCGTTGATTGCTCGACCAGCGAAGGCTTGGCAAACGCCAAAGAGGTTCGCGTCGATATCCGCGACGTCCGCTACGCCCTTGCGAATACAACCAAGACAGCGCTCGTCCCGTATCAACAAAAAGTCAAAGACGCCCAGGCGCGTGTCAACCAGGTGAAAGAGTTCGGCGAGGCGCTGAAGGCACGCGTTCTGGTACTTGAAGAACCAATCGACGAAGCCATCAAAGCCGAAGAAAAGCGCGTTGCCGATGCCAAAGCCGAAAGGGAGCGGCTGGAGCAAGAACGCATCGAAGCCATCCGGGCGAAAATCAACCGGTTCAGCTCTGTCGCTGCCGCCTATGCAAGCCGCAGCGCCGCCGATGTCGCAAGCGTTCTGCAGAGCGTCAAAGAGTCGGTGATCCTGCCCGAGGAATATGGCGAATTTGAAGCCGAAGGCACCATCGCTCGCGATAACGCCATTGAGCAATTGGAAGCGCTGCACAAGGCTGCTGTTGACCGGGAAGAAGCTGCTGCCAAGCTGCTGGAACAGCAGAAAGAACTGGACGAACTGCGCGAAAAGCAGCGTAAGGCCGACGTCGAGGCCGAAGAGCTGCGCAATCAGCGCGCAGAAGAAGACCGTAAACGCTTGAAGCAGCAGCAGGACGAATTGGACCAGCAACGCCGCGATATGGAAGCGCAGCAACGCCAGCAGCGTGAGCAGTTGGAAGAGCAAAGAGCCCAGCAGCGTGAACGCGACGCACAATACCAACGCGACCAGGAGGAGCTGGCCCGCCTGCGCGCTCAAGCTGCAGTCCCTGCGCCAGCCGCAGGCACTGTGAACGAAGAGAAAGCGGAAGTCGCACCTGCTGTCGTACATACCCCCGTGATTGAAGCCATCAATGCGGACCCGGCCACACCGCAGGCTGACGACATCATCGAAGTTGTCGCCCTGGGCTTCGACGTGGACCTCGATACCGCTCGCGCCTGGCTTCGCGCCATCAACTTCTAACCACCCTTTCCATCTGACGGCCAGCATACCCCATGCTGGCTACGGAGAGCGTTATGACCGATACACCCCCCCAAGCACAAACCGGCCTCGCGACCTACCACGATCCATCGCACAACGCGGCCGCGCTAATCCTCGACCCAGGCACCATGCGGTCGATGAGCGACCTCGCACTGATGATGTCGCAGGGAGTGACCACCGTCCCGAAGCATCTCAAAGGCAACCAAGCCGATTGCATGGCGGTGGTGCTTCAAGCAATGCAGTGGCAAATGAACCCCTTTGCCGTGGCGCAGAAGACGTTCATCGTCAACGGCGGCGCATTGAGCTATGAGGCGCAGCTCGTCAACGCGGTGATCACCGCCAAGGCACCAGTCAAGGGTCGCTTGAACTTCGAGTGGTTTGGAGCCTGGGAAAACGTCATCGGGAAGATGCGTGAGGTCACCAGCAAATCCAAGAAGGACGAGGACACTGGCGAGTTCAAAAAGTACCGCGTTCCGGCCTGGAGCTTTGACGATGAAAAAGGACTCGGCATCAAGGTTTGGGCAACCTTCCGGGGCGAAGACGAGCCGCGCACCCTGGAACTTCTGCTGACCCAGGTCCGCACCCGCAACTCTACGCTCTGGGCGGAAGACCCCAAGCAGCAGATCGCGTACCTGGTTACCAAAAAATGGGCCCGCCTCTTCTGCCCCGACGTGATTCTTGGCGTGTACACCCCCGACGAATTCGAAGAATCGTACGGTGGCGAGATCGACATCACCCCCGCCAAACAGGCCGCGAACACCGCCGCAACTGCTGGCGTGTCATTCGGCCCGAAATCCCCCTCGCCTGAAATCGACGGAGTATTCGCGGATCTGCTGGCCGTTGCGAAGCGCCAGGACATCGAAGCCTACGCGGCAGCCTGGGCAGGCCTCAAGCCGAAGCAGCGTGCAGCGATCGGCCTGGCGTGCCACGAAGCACTCAAGAGCATGGCTGCAACCGTCGATGCTGATTTCACCGACATGACCGGTTCCAACAGCGACCAGCCCCGCACAGAGGAGGCCGCGTAGTGAGAAATGAGCTTCAGGGCACAGAGAAGTGGCATGCGGATCGATCTGGCCGCGTGACAGCCAGCCGCTTCAAGGATGTGATGGCCTGGGGGAAGCCGGACAAAAACGGTAAACGGGTTCCGCAAGGCGCCCGCACCACCTATATGCATGAGCTGTGTTTTGAGCGCTTGGCAAAGCGCGCCAAGCACAGCGTCAGCAGCAAGTCGCTTGCGTGGGGGCATGAGCAGGAAAAGCCATCCCACGACGCGTACGAGATGCTGACCGGCAATGTGGTGACCAAGTCAGGTTTCATCGTTCACCCAAAGTACGACTGGCTTGGGTGCTCCCCTGACGGACTGATAGACATTGATGGCGGAATCGAATCGAAGAACCCCTTCAGCGAGGCGATTCACGTCAGGACCTGGCTTGAAGGCATGCCCGAGGAACACATGCCGCAAGTCCAGGGCTGCATGTTCGTGACGGGCCGTAAGTGGTGGGACTTCCTGTCCTTCGATTCTCGCCAGGATGAAGAGTGCCAGCTCTACATCGAGACGATTTACCGCAACGAAGACTACATCGCCAACCTTCACAAAGAGCTGGTCCAGTTCAACTTGGAGCTGAATCGCATGGTTGACGAGGTGGCAGACAAAGCTCGGGCGCAAGCCCATCGTTTAGGAGCCTGATCATGATCAGCAACCATCTCAACCTGGTCGAGCAGCAGCGCCGACACGCCGATTCAATATCGGAACGTACGGCGCTATTCCTGGCCGCTGGCGGAACGATCTACCAAGGCGAAAGCCCAGCGATCAACCCGCCACCGCCGAAGCGCTCGACCAAGATCGATCCCGAAACAATCCTCAAGCGTCGCAAGCCAATTCTGACAAGGGCTGAGCGTAACGCGCAGCGCAAACTCGCGGAGGCACTATGAGCAAGCGCAAACCTCACAACCTCAAAGCCCGCATTGACCGGTCCTGCCGGTCGCTACTGGCCTCCAATCACGTCGCTGTGGTGAACATCGACCCCAGCGGCCGCCAGGGCATGATCAATTACAAGTCGATGAAGAACATCGCACCGGGGAAGATTGGTCAGGCTGTCTGCAGCATCCCTCACCGATGGACGATCTACCTCAGCGCCCTTTGCATCGACGCCCGAGGCGACCGCTATAGCAAATCCGTGGAGGTTGCGCCCGATGGCGTCTACCTCTCCGACCACCTCGAAGACGTGATCGAGCATTGCTACAAGAAGCTGCGTGACGAGGCGAATCAAAGCCAGATGGTGGCTTCAGGCTGGATCGCCATTCCCGAAGTGATGTCGCTGGACGAGGAACACGCCGCGCGGATCTTTGAGGCTGTCGGCGCCTGGCGCCAGGTGAAGACCGATTCATGCGCCGCATAGCCCGCATTCAGCAACGCAAACGTCAAACCTGGCTCGCACTGCCGGCCAGCGGAATAGAAGAGGTAGGCCATGGCCAAATCAGTACAGGAGCGTTCGGCCAAGGCTGCGCAGAAGCGCTTGGCAGTCGCCGAGAAGGAATTGCGGCACAAGGTCAGGCCGGGCATCGAGCAAGCCATGGAACGGATCTGCGCCAGAGGCAAGACGCCGATCATTAGCGAGGTCCTGCAGATCGCCATCATGAAGATGGACTTGATGGTCGACGAAGAGCTTGCGGACTTCTTGAGCTATCCGCGCCACGAAATCATGATTAGCGAAAACGTGGCGCGAGCTTTTCATAGCGAAAGTCTGCGAGAATTACGCAACGACCCTGGCGACGAATATTTTTCGCCAGCCGGAACTCATAAGCGGATCATTTAGTTATTTTGAACCCCGCTTTACTGCAGCAGTCGTGATTTATAGAGGGCAAAAAGCCCCGTGAGGCCCAGAGCCTGAGAAGTTCGCGTGTGTGGAGTAGAAGATGACCAGTGAATGTTTCGACTTGCCAGTCGCAGCACGGCGCCCTGCAGAAAAAATTCTCAGAGATATAGAAACTGCTGGATCAATGATACTGGCGGTGAAATACGGCGCGAAAGCTCATGGCTTTGTAATCGGCCTGACTTGCGCTGGCGTCATCAATGAGGAGCAATCTGAAGCACTTCTCCTCCAGTTTGATCATGCAGCGGAAAGAAAGCTGAGAGAACTGTCGATGTAACTCGCGAATAGGACCTTGAGGCTCAACGCCGCCAGGCAGGCACTTGAGTTAGGACCCCTTTAGTGGTTACCGAAAAGGTGTCGCAGATCATTCGGGCGGCGGGGCTGAAGGCGCTCGCAGACGACCCGCCAGAGCCTGACGACGAAATCTTGCAGGGCTCATAGCCCCGTGGTCTTTCTCTTGTGATCTACATCTTTAATGATCCCTCCCAGGATGGTGTTAGAACGATATAGATCTGTCATGGTTTTCTCGGTTAGGTCTCCACTCTCAATCAGTCGAAAAAGCTCGGCAT
Proteins encoded in this region:
- a CDS encoding RecT family recombinase; translation: MTDTPPQAQTGLATYHDPSHNAAALILDPGTMRSMSDLALMMSQGVTTVPKHLKGNQADCMAVVLQAMQWQMNPFAVAQKTFIVNGGALSYEAQLVNAVITAKAPVKGRLNFEWFGAWENVIGKMREVTSKSKKDEDTGEFKKYRVPAWSFDDEKGLGIKVWATFRGEDEPRTLELLLTQVRTRNSTLWAEDPKQQIAYLVTKKWARLFCPDVILGVYTPDEFEESYGGEIDITPAKQAANTAATAGVSFGPKSPSPEIDGVFADLLAVAKRQDIEAYAAAWAGLKPKQRAAIGLACHEALKSMAATVDADFTDMTGSNSDQPRTEEAA
- a CDS encoding lambda exonuclease family protein, which gives rise to MRNELQGTEKWHADRSGRVTASRFKDVMAWGKPDKNGKRVPQGARTTYMHELCFERLAKRAKHSVSSKSLAWGHEQEKPSHDAYEMLTGNVVTKSGFIVHPKYDWLGCSPDGLIDIDGGIESKNPFSEAIHVRTWLEGMPEEHMPQVQGCMFVTGRKWWDFLSFDSRQDEECQLYIETIYRNEDYIANLHKELVQFNLELNRMVDEVADKARAQAHRLGA